In Pseudomonas sp. R76, one genomic interval encodes:
- a CDS encoding efflux transporter outer membrane subunit, with amino-acid sequence MTDSTLAKLAMSMPRGSRVASLVLCGALLSACAIGPDYKRPDVIEPAQFKEAQGWTQATPSDSLARGAWWELYGDRQLNDLVTRLNTSNQTVAQAEARFRQAQAQVRSARGAFFPTVDLSAGKTRASQGTGSSNASLSSSSSGIRDTLNAQLGVSWEADVWGKLRRGLEANEATAEASSADLAAMRLSQQSELVQDYLQLRVMDEQTRLLQATLDTYQRSLKMTENQYRAGVSGKDAIAQAQTQLKTTQASLIDLIWQRAQLENAIAVLIGEAPANFNLAVSKDIPALPQIPVSLPSQLLERRPDIASAERSVIAANANIGVAKAAYYPDLTLSLAGGYSSSTYADWISLPNRFWSVGPKLAMTLFDGGQRSAEVDRTVASYDETVAKYRQTVLDGFREVENYMVQLKVLEDEAVVSNEALEAARESLRLTENQYKAGLIAYLDVVTVQATALSNERTVLTLLQTRLVASVQLIAALGGGWDGQTALAQKK; translated from the coding sequence ATGACCGATTCAACGCTTGCCAAATTGGCCATGAGCATGCCCCGTGGCTCCCGTGTCGCCAGCCTGGTGCTGTGTGGGGCTTTGCTCAGCGCTTGCGCCATCGGCCCCGATTACAAACGGCCGGACGTGATCGAACCGGCGCAGTTCAAGGAGGCCCAGGGCTGGACTCAGGCGACACCCAGTGATTCGCTGGCGCGTGGCGCCTGGTGGGAGTTGTACGGCGATCGCCAGTTGAATGACCTGGTCACGCGTCTGAACACTTCCAACCAGACCGTGGCCCAGGCCGAAGCACGTTTTCGCCAGGCCCAGGCCCAGGTGCGCAGCGCGCGCGGTGCATTTTTCCCCACGGTGGACCTGAGCGCCGGGAAAACCCGCGCCAGCCAAGGCACGGGCAGCAGTAACGCGAGCCTCAGCAGTTCCAGCAGCGGTATCCGCGACACCCTCAACGCGCAATTGGGCGTGAGTTGGGAGGCGGATGTGTGGGGCAAATTGCGCCGTGGTCTGGAAGCCAATGAAGCCACGGCCGAGGCCAGCTCGGCGGACCTGGCGGCGATGCGTTTGAGCCAGCAATCGGAACTGGTGCAGGACTATCTGCAACTGCGGGTCATGGATGAACAGACCCGGTTGTTGCAGGCCACGCTGGACACCTATCAGCGCTCGCTGAAAATGACTGAAAACCAATACCGCGCCGGCGTCTCCGGCAAAGACGCGATTGCCCAGGCGCAAACCCAGCTCAAGACCACCCAGGCGAGCCTGATCGATCTGATCTGGCAGCGGGCCCAGTTGGAGAACGCGATTGCGGTGTTGATCGGTGAGGCACCGGCCAATTTCAACTTGGCGGTGAGCAAGGACATCCCGGCGTTGCCACAGATTCCTGTGAGCCTGCCGTCGCAATTGCTGGAACGTCGTCCGGACATCGCCTCGGCTGAGCGTTCGGTGATTGCCGCGAACGCGAATATCGGTGTGGCCAAGGCGGCTTATTATCCGGATTTGACCTTGAGTTTGGCGGGTGGGTATTCCAGCAGCACCTATGCCGATTGGATCAGCTTGCCGAATCGCTTCTGGTCGGTGGGGCCGAAGTTGGCGATGACCTTGTTCGACGGCGGGCAGCGGTCGGCGGAGGTTGATCGGACGGTGGCGTCCTACGATGAGACGGTGGCGAAGTATCGCCAGACGGTGCTGGATGGTTTCCGTGAAGTGGAAAACTACATGGTGCAGTTGAAGGTACTGGAAGATGAGGCGGTGGTGAGCAATGAAGCCTTGGAGGCGGCGCGGGAGTCGCTGCGGTTGACCGAAAACCAGTACAAGGCGGGGCTGATTGCTTATCTGGATGTGGTGACGGTGCAGGCGACGGCGCTGAGTAACGAGCGCACGGTGCTGACGTTGCTGCAGACACGGTTGGTGGCGAGTGTGCAGTTGATTGCAGCGTTGGGTGGTGGTTGGGATGGGCAGACTGCTCTGGCGCAGAAGAAATGA
- a CDS encoding efflux RND transporter permease subunit, translated as MNLSGPFIRRPVATMLLSLAIMLLGGVSFNLLPVSPLPQIDFPVIVVSASLPGASPEVMASTVATPLERSFGAISGITTMSSSSSQGSTRVILAFDSDRDINGAAREVQAAINASRNLLPSGMRSMPTYKKINPSQAPIMVLSLTSDVLQKGELYDLASTILSQSLSQVPGVGEVQIGGSSLPAVRIELEPKALDQYGVALDDVRNTIANANQRRPKGSLEDSERNWQIQANDQLEKAKDYEPLLIRYQNGAALRLGDVAKISDGVEDRYNSGFFNNDAAVLLVINRQSGANIIETVRQIKAQLPALQAVLPSSVKLNLAMDRSPVITATLHEAEMTLLIAVALVVLVVYLFLGNFRASLIPTLAVPVSLVGTFAVMYLFGFSLNNFSLMALILATGLVVDDAIVVLENISRHIDDGVPPMKAAYLGAQEVGFTLLSMNVSLVAVFLSILFMGGIVTNLFREFSITLSAAIIVSLIVSLTLTPMLCARWLKPHVKGRMTGLQRWSHRINERMVAVYATSLDWVLRHRRLTLLSLLLTVGVNIALYVVVPKTFMPQQDTGQLIGFVRGDDGLSFNVMQPKMETFRKAVLKDPAVLSVAGFIGGNNGTNNAVMLVRLKPIAERKLSAQAVIERIRKEVPLVPGGRLFLMADQDLQFGGSRDQTSAQYSYILQSGDLAALRLWYPKVVAALRELPELTAIDAREGRGAAQVTLVVDRDQAKRLGIDMSMVTAVLNNAYSQRQISTIYDSLNQYQVVMEVNPKYAQDPITLNQMQVITSTGARVPLSTIAHYENSLADDRVSHEGQFASENIAFDMSPGVTVEQGTAAIERAIAKVGLPEDVIAKMAGTADAFAATQKGQPFMILGALVAVYLVLGILYESYIHPLTILSTLPSAGVGALLSIYLLGGEFSLISLLGLFLLIGVVKKNAILMIDLALQLERHDGMSPLESIRSACLLRLRPILMTTLAAILGALPLLLGSGDGAEMRQPLGLTIIGGLVFSQILTLYTTPVVYLYLDRARHRFNAWRGVRTDAALDTAL; from the coding sequence ATGAACCTGTCCGGACCGTTCATTCGCCGGCCGGTAGCGACCATGCTGCTGAGCCTGGCGATCATGCTGCTCGGTGGCGTCAGCTTCAATTTGCTGCCGGTGTCGCCGCTGCCGCAGATCGACTTCCCGGTAATCGTAGTGTCGGCCAGCTTGCCCGGTGCCAGCCCAGAAGTGATGGCGTCCACCGTGGCCACGCCGCTGGAGCGTTCGTTCGGCGCGATTTCCGGCATCACCACCATGAGCAGTTCATCGAGCCAGGGCTCGACGCGGGTGATCCTGGCGTTCGACTCCGACCGTGATATCAACGGCGCGGCCCGCGAAGTGCAGGCAGCCATCAACGCCTCGCGCAACCTGCTGCCCAGCGGCATGCGCAGCATGCCGACCTACAAGAAGATCAACCCGTCCCAGGCACCGATCATGGTGCTGTCGCTGACCTCCGACGTGCTGCAAAAGGGCGAGTTGTACGACTTGGCCTCGACCATCCTTTCGCAGAGCCTGTCCCAGGTGCCGGGCGTGGGTGAAGTGCAGATCGGCGGCAGCTCCTTGCCGGCGGTACGCATCGAGCTGGAGCCCAAGGCCCTCGACCAGTACGGCGTGGCCCTCGACGACGTGCGCAACACCATCGCCAACGCCAACCAGCGCCGGCCCAAAGGCTCTCTTGAAGACAGCGAGCGCAACTGGCAGATCCAGGCCAACGACCAACTGGAAAAGGCCAAGGATTACGAGCCGCTGCTGATTCGTTACCAGAACGGCGCCGCCTTGCGCCTGGGCGACGTGGCCAAGATCAGCGACGGCGTGGAAGACCGCTATAACAGCGGCTTTTTCAACAATGACGCGGCGGTGCTGCTGGTGATCAACCGCCAGTCCGGCGCCAACATCATCGAGACGGTCCGGCAGATCAAGGCACAGTTGCCGGCGTTACAGGCGGTGTTGCCGTCCAGCGTCAAGCTCAACCTGGCCATGGACCGTTCGCCAGTGATCACCGCCACCTTGCATGAAGCCGAGATGACCTTGCTGATTGCCGTGGCCCTGGTGGTGCTGGTGGTGTACCTGTTCCTGGGCAACTTCCGCGCGTCCCTGATCCCGACCCTGGCGGTGCCGGTGTCGCTGGTGGGCACCTTTGCGGTGATGTACCTGTTCGGCTTCTCGTTGAACAACTTCTCGCTGATGGCGCTGATCCTGGCCACCGGCCTGGTGGTGGACGATGCCATCGTGGTGCTGGAGAACATTTCCCGACACATCGACGATGGCGTGCCGCCGATGAAGGCGGCCTACCTGGGGGCGCAGGAAGTCGGCTTTACCTTGTTGTCGATGAACGTGTCGCTGGTGGCGGTGTTCCTGTCCATCCTGTTTATGGGCGGTATCGTTACCAACCTGTTCCGCGAGTTTTCCATCACCTTGTCGGCGGCGATCATCGTCTCGCTGATCGTGTCGCTGACCTTGACCCCGATGCTTTGCGCGCGCTGGCTCAAGCCGCACGTCAAAGGCCGCATGACCGGTTTGCAGCGCTGGAGCCACAGAATCAACGAGCGCATGGTCGCGGTCTACGCGACCAGCCTGGACTGGGTACTGCGCCATCGGCGCCTGACCCTGCTGAGCCTGTTGCTCACCGTGGGCGTGAACATCGCGCTGTACGTGGTGGTGCCGAAAACCTTCATGCCGCAGCAGGACACCGGCCAGTTGATCGGTTTTGTGCGCGGTGATGACGGGCTGTCATTCAACGTGATGCAGCCAAAGATGGAGACCTTCCGCAAGGCGGTGCTCAAGGACCCGGCGGTGCTCAGCGTGGCCGGCTTTATTGGCGGCAACAACGGCACCAACAACGCCGTGATGCTGGTGCGCCTCAAGCCGATCGCCGAGCGTAAGCTCTCGGCCCAGGCGGTGATCGAGCGCATCCGCAAGGAAGTGCCGCTGGTGCCGGGCGGGCGTCTGTTCCTGATGGCCGACCAGGACCTGCAATTTGGCGGCAGCCGCGACCAGACCAGTGCGCAGTATTCGTACATTCTGCAAAGCGGCGACCTGGCGGCGTTGCGCCTGTGGTATCCGAAAGTGGTCGCTGCCTTGCGCGAATTGCCGGAGCTGACCGCCATCGACGCGCGCGAAGGCCGTGGTGCGGCGCAGGTGACGCTGGTGGTCGACCGCGACCAGGCCAAGCGCCTGGGCATCGACATGAGCATGGTCACGGCAGTGCTGAACAACGCCTACAGCCAGCGGCAGATTTCGACCATCTATGACAGCCTCAACCAATACCAGGTGGTGATGGAGGTCAACCCGAAATACGCCCAGGACCCGATTACCCTGAACCAGATGCAGGTGATTACCTCCACCGGTGCGCGGGTGCCGTTGTCGACCATTGCCCATTACGAAAACAGCCTGGCTGACGATCGCGTCAGCCATGAAGGCCAATTCGCCTCGGAAAACATTGCCTTCGACATGTCGCCCGGGGTGACGGTAGAGCAGGGCACGGCCGCCATCGAACGGGCGATTGCCAAGGTGGGCTTGCCTGAAGATGTGATCGCCAAAATGGCCGGCACCGCCGATGCGTTTGCGGCAACCCAGAAAGGCCAGCCGTTCATGATCCTCGGCGCGCTGGTGGCGGTGTACCTGGTGCTGGGCATTCTGTATGAAAGCTACATTCACCCGCTGACCATTCTTTCGACCTTGCCGTCGGCCGGTGTCGGCGCGTTGCTCTCGATCTACCTGCTGGGCGGCGAGTTCAGCCTGATCTCGTTGCTGGGGCTGTTCCTGCTGATCGGGGTGGTGAAGAAGAACGCGATCCTGATGATCGACCTGGCGCTGCAGTTGGAGCGCCACGACGGCATGAGCCCGCTGGAATCGATTCGCAGCGCCTGCCTGTTGCGGCTGCGCCCGATCCTGATGACCACGCTCGCCGCCATCCTCGGCGCCTTGCCGTTGCTGCTCGGCTCGGGCGACGGCGCAGAAATGCGCCAGCCCCTGGGCCTGACCATTATCGGCGGCCTGGTGTTCAGCCAGATCCTGACCCTTTACACCACCCCGGTGGTTTACCTCTATCTTGACCGCGCGCGCCACCGCTTCAACGCTTGGCGCGGTGTGCGTACCGATGCTGCCTTGGACACTGCACTATGA